The following coding sequences are from one Gossypium raimondii isolate GPD5lz chromosome 4, ASM2569854v1, whole genome shotgun sequence window:
- the LOC105768026 gene encoding RNA polymerase sigma factor sigF, chloroplastic isoform X1: MEASRNLLYSPPTISPRTQLKNSVFSPSPSSVALFHHEQAVPAATSIPITSVARHFPTSVLSQEQRDDYRPLPVLHLLKEDKAYSRETDKLRIGNGPTLQEEKASDNIGQQEFEQQLLQWPDLRQLLALLELGENPSSSLNMLSVAADTETMTLEPSNVVALAKKALSASKKAASLAEGLELELDDSLSNSLGSVDSSTLPVEEIAVAVRSTKRLERQSKRRRVQPKVVICETYSSRRKDVRRKSSKGSDPNDPLRLFLWGPETKQLLTAEEESVLIIQVQDLKRLVKEKSKLQSQFGREPTLVEWAEAMGLSCSALQAELQSGKRSREKLIHANLRMVVHIAKQYQGRGLSLQDLLQEGSMGLMKSVEKFKPQVGCRFATYAYWWIRQTITKSIMQHSRTIRLPENVYGLLSKVLDAKRSCFQEGNHYPSKEELARRVGITVEKLDKLLLSSRMPLSMQQPVWADQDTTFQEVTPDTGIEIPDVSVAKQLMRQHVRNLLSILSPKERKIIRLRFGIEESKQNSLSEIGKMFRLSKERVRQLESRALYKLKQCLVKQGLGAYEDLLV, translated from the exons ATGGAAGCTTCAAGGAATTTGCTTTATTCTCCTCCAACAATTTCTCCAAGAACCCAACTCAAAAATTCTGTCTTTTCACCATCACCTTCTTCAG TTGCGTTGTTTCATCATGAGCAAGCGGTCCCTGCTGCGACTTCTATTCCTATTACTTCCGTAGCTAGGCATTTTCCTACATCAGTTCTCTCACAAGAGCAGCGGGATGACTATAGACCACTGCCTGTCTTGCATTTACTTAAGGAAGATAAAGCATACTCG AGAGAGACAGACAAGCTGCGGATTGGGAATGGGCCAACACTTCAAGAAGAGAAGGCATCTGATAACATTGGCCAGCAGGAATTTGAACAGCAGTTGCTCCAGTGGCCTGATTTAAGGCAATT ATTGGCACTCTTGGAATTAGGGGAAAATCCATCATCTTCCTTGAATATGCTGTCGGTTGCAGCTGATACCGAGACCATGACTCTTGAACCAAGTAATGTAGTTGCTCTTGCTAAGAAAGCATTGTCAGCTTCTAAAAAAGCTGCATCATTGGCTGAGGGCCTCGAATTAGAACTGGATGATTCACTTTCTAATAG CTTGGGGTCTGTTGATTCCTCTACTTTGCCCGTTGAGGAGATAGCGGTTGCAGTTAGGTCAACCAAACGTTTAGAGAGGCAGTCTAAACGAAGGAGGGTGCAACCTAAAGTTGTGATATGTGAGACATACAGTTCACGAAGGAAGGATGTAAGAAGAAAGTCGAGCAAAGGTTCTGATCCCAATGATCCCCTTCGGTTGTTCTTGTGGGGTCCTGAGACAAAACAACTCTTGACTGCTGAAGAAGAGTCTGTTTTGATTATTCAAGTTCAG GATTTAAAGAGATTAGTGAAAGAAAAGAGTAAGCTGCAATCTCAGTTTGGGCGTGAACCAACCTTGGTTGAATGGGCTGAAGCCATGGGTCTAAGTTGTTCAGCCTTGCAGGCAGAACTCCAATCAGGCAAAAGGAGCCGGGAAAAACTGATCCATGCGAATTTGCGCATGGTGGTTCACATTGCTAAACAATATCAGGGCCGTGGTCTTAGCCTTCAAGATCTGCTGCAGGAGGGAAGTATGGGTCTTATGAAAAGTGTTGAGAAGTTCAAACCACAAGTTGGATGCCGATTTGCCACCTATGCCTACTGGTGGATAAGACAAACAATTACAAAGTCTATAATGCAACATTCCAGAACCATCCGTTTGCCG GAGAATGTATATGGCCTATTGAGCAAAGTGTTGGATGCAAAGAGATCATGCTTTCAGGAAGGAAACCATTATCCTTCCAAAGAAGAATTAGCAAGACGTGTCGGGATTACAGTTGAGAAGTTGGATAAGTTGCTGCTCTCATCAAGGATGCCACTTTCTATGCAACAGCCTGTATGGGCGGACCAGGATACCACTTTTCAG GAGGTAACACCAGATACTGGTATTGAGATCCCGGATGTCAGTGTGGCAAAGCAACTGATGAGGCAGCATGTCCGCAACCTTCTAAGCATTCTGAGTCCGAAAGAAAGGAAGATAATCAGGCTAAGATTCGGTATTGAAGAAAGTAAACAGAATTCTCTGTCGGAGATAGGAAAGATGTTCAGATTATCAAAGGAAAGGGTGCGGCAGTTAGAGAGCCGAGCATTATACAAGCTCAAGCAATGCCTGGTCAAACAAGGTCTTGGTGCTTATGAAGATTTGCTTGTTTAG
- the LOC105768026 gene encoding RNA polymerase sigma factor sigF, chloroplastic isoform X2, whose amino-acid sequence MEASRNLLYSPPTISPRTQLKNSVFSPSPSSVALFHHEQAVPAATSIPITSVARHFPTSVLSQEQRDDYRPLPVLHLLKEDKAYSRETDKLRIGNGPTLQEEKASDNIGQQEFEQQLLQWPDLRLALLELGENPSSSLNMLSVAADTETMTLEPSNVVALAKKALSASKKAASLAEGLELELDDSLSNSLGSVDSSTLPVEEIAVAVRSTKRLERQSKRRRVQPKVVICETYSSRRKDVRRKSSKGSDPNDPLRLFLWGPETKQLLTAEEESVLIIQVQDLKRLVKEKSKLQSQFGREPTLVEWAEAMGLSCSALQAELQSGKRSREKLIHANLRMVVHIAKQYQGRGLSLQDLLQEGSMGLMKSVEKFKPQVGCRFATYAYWWIRQTITKSIMQHSRTIRLPENVYGLLSKVLDAKRSCFQEGNHYPSKEELARRVGITVEKLDKLLLSSRMPLSMQQPVWADQDTTFQEVTPDTGIEIPDVSVAKQLMRQHVRNLLSILSPKERKIIRLRFGIEESKQNSLSEIGKMFRLSKERVRQLESRALYKLKQCLVKQGLGAYEDLLV is encoded by the exons ATGGAAGCTTCAAGGAATTTGCTTTATTCTCCTCCAACAATTTCTCCAAGAACCCAACTCAAAAATTCTGTCTTTTCACCATCACCTTCTTCAG TTGCGTTGTTTCATCATGAGCAAGCGGTCCCTGCTGCGACTTCTATTCCTATTACTTCCGTAGCTAGGCATTTTCCTACATCAGTTCTCTCACAAGAGCAGCGGGATGACTATAGACCACTGCCTGTCTTGCATTTACTTAAGGAAGATAAAGCATACTCG AGAGAGACAGACAAGCTGCGGATTGGGAATGGGCCAACACTTCAAGAAGAGAAGGCATCTGATAACATTGGCCAGCAGGAATTTGAACAGCAGTTGCTCCAGTGGCCTGATTTAAG ATTGGCACTCTTGGAATTAGGGGAAAATCCATCATCTTCCTTGAATATGCTGTCGGTTGCAGCTGATACCGAGACCATGACTCTTGAACCAAGTAATGTAGTTGCTCTTGCTAAGAAAGCATTGTCAGCTTCTAAAAAAGCTGCATCATTGGCTGAGGGCCTCGAATTAGAACTGGATGATTCACTTTCTAATAG CTTGGGGTCTGTTGATTCCTCTACTTTGCCCGTTGAGGAGATAGCGGTTGCAGTTAGGTCAACCAAACGTTTAGAGAGGCAGTCTAAACGAAGGAGGGTGCAACCTAAAGTTGTGATATGTGAGACATACAGTTCACGAAGGAAGGATGTAAGAAGAAAGTCGAGCAAAGGTTCTGATCCCAATGATCCCCTTCGGTTGTTCTTGTGGGGTCCTGAGACAAAACAACTCTTGACTGCTGAAGAAGAGTCTGTTTTGATTATTCAAGTTCAG GATTTAAAGAGATTAGTGAAAGAAAAGAGTAAGCTGCAATCTCAGTTTGGGCGTGAACCAACCTTGGTTGAATGGGCTGAAGCCATGGGTCTAAGTTGTTCAGCCTTGCAGGCAGAACTCCAATCAGGCAAAAGGAGCCGGGAAAAACTGATCCATGCGAATTTGCGCATGGTGGTTCACATTGCTAAACAATATCAGGGCCGTGGTCTTAGCCTTCAAGATCTGCTGCAGGAGGGAAGTATGGGTCTTATGAAAAGTGTTGAGAAGTTCAAACCACAAGTTGGATGCCGATTTGCCACCTATGCCTACTGGTGGATAAGACAAACAATTACAAAGTCTATAATGCAACATTCCAGAACCATCCGTTTGCCG GAGAATGTATATGGCCTATTGAGCAAAGTGTTGGATGCAAAGAGATCATGCTTTCAGGAAGGAAACCATTATCCTTCCAAAGAAGAATTAGCAAGACGTGTCGGGATTACAGTTGAGAAGTTGGATAAGTTGCTGCTCTCATCAAGGATGCCACTTTCTATGCAACAGCCTGTATGGGCGGACCAGGATACCACTTTTCAG GAGGTAACACCAGATACTGGTATTGAGATCCCGGATGTCAGTGTGGCAAAGCAACTGATGAGGCAGCATGTCCGCAACCTTCTAAGCATTCTGAGTCCGAAAGAAAGGAAGATAATCAGGCTAAGATTCGGTATTGAAGAAAGTAAACAGAATTCTCTGTCGGAGATAGGAAAGATGTTCAGATTATCAAAGGAAAGGGTGCGGCAGTTAGAGAGCCGAGCATTATACAAGCTCAAGCAATGCCTGGTCAAACAAGGTCTTGGTGCTTATGAAGATTTGCTTGTTTAG